Genomic segment of Halostella limicola:
CACCCCACCAGTCTCTCGGTATGGAGGGCACCATCATCGTCAACGAGCAGGGTCAGGAACCCGGCGGCGGCGGTGGCGGCGGCCCGTCGCTCCCGGACAGCGCGCTGACCATGGGCATCGCGACGATGGCCGCGCTCGTGTCGACGCTGGGGCTCGCGTTCTTCTTCATCAAGTACGGCGGCGACTACGACACGCCGGAGCAGTAGAGCGGTACCTTTTCACCGGGACGACGAGTACGCCAGCATCGAATGTACATCATCGTCGTCGGTGCGGGGAATATCGGCACCCCGCTTATCGATATGGCAACACGCGACGAGAACGAGGTCGTCGTGATCGAGAAAGACGGGGCGAAGGCCGACGCGGCCGCGCGGGAGTACGACTGCCTGGTTCTCAACGACGACGCGACGGAGATGGAGACCCTGGAGGACGCCGGCGTCGACCGCGCCGACGCGCTCATAAGCACGACCGACCAGGACGCGGCGAACATCATGGTCTGTCTGCTGGCCACGGAGCGCGAGGTGCCGGCGATCGTCTCGGTGGTGCACAACCCCGAACACATGAACCTCTTCCGGCGGATCGGCGTCAACACGATCGAACATCCCCAGAGCCTCATCGCCGGGTACCTCTACCGGGCTGTCAAGCGCCCCTCGATCAAGGACTACATGCGCGTCGGCGACACCGCCGAGGTGTTCGAGATCACGGTCGACGACGACGCGCCGATCGCGAACAAGACGCTCATCGAGGCCGACGAGGCGGGCCTCCTGCCGCAGGGCGTGCTCATCGTCGCGATTGAGCGAAACGGCAAGGGAGACCCGATCACGCCCCGCGGCGACACCGAGATACACGTCGACGACCTGCTGACGGTGTACTCGCAGGACGGCGCGACGCCGGACGTGACGAACATCTTCGGTCACTACGAGGACCACGACTTCGCATAGATGGTCCGCGACGATTCCCGACGGGTACCGGCCCCGATAGCCACGATTAGCCGCGACGTCGGGTCGCTGCTGCTGATCGAGGCACTGCTGATGACCGTGACCGTCGGGGTGGCGCTCGCCTTCCGCGAGTACTATTCTGCGCTCGCGTTCCTGATCGCCGGCGGGGTCACCGCCGGCGTCGGCGGCGCGGCCCGGTTCGGCTTCGCGGACGCCCCCGATCCGCGGATGAAACACGGGATGGTGATCGCCGCGAGCGGCTGGCTCGCCACCGCGCTGTTCGGCGCGCTCGGCTTCTTCCTCACCGCGCACCTGACGCCCGAGAGCGTCGCCGCGGGCTACGTGCCGGCGGGCGCGGAGTACTCGGAGTCGAGCCTCCGGTACTTCGAGAACCCGCTCCACGCCACGTTCGAGAGCATGAGCGGGTGGACGGGGAGCGGACTCACGATGGCGGTACACGAGCCCTCGCTCCCCTACGCGCTCCAGTGGTGGCGCTCGCTCATCCAGTGGGTCGGCGGCGTGGGCGTCATCGTCCTCACCGTCTCCATCCTCTCTCGGCCGGGCAGCGGGAGCTACGCGCTGTACAAGAGCGAGACCCGCGAGGAGAAGATCCACCCGAGCGTCGTCTCGACGGTGCGGACCGTCTGGGCGATATTCCTCATCTACACGCTGTTCTCGGTCGTCGCGCTCTTTCTCGCGATCTACTGGACGCAGGACTACACGGTGTTCACCGCGTTCTGGCAGGGGCTCAACCACGCGATGACCGGCCTCGCGACCGGCGGGTTCAGCGTGACGGACAACTCCATCGCCACCTACGACTCGCCGCTGATCGAGGGCGTCTTCCTGCCGATCATGACGCTCGGCGCGATCGCCTTCCCGATCCACTACGGCGTGTTGAACGGCCGGAACCCGCGCCTGCTGACCTCTGACCTGCAGACGCGGTGGCTGCTGGTCCTGCTCGGCGCCGGCGTCGTCGTCCTCTCGATCCAGAACCTCGGCGTCGAACCCGTCTCGTCCGCCGCGTTCGACGGCTCGTCGGACGCCGTCCGCGACTCGACGTTCCAGTGGATCAGCGCGCTGACCTGCACCGGGTTCCAGTCCTCGCCCATCGGCGAGTGGAGCCCCGGCGGCAAACTCGTCGTCAGCGTCGCGATGGTCATCGGCGGCGCGGCCGGGTCGACGGTCGGCGGGATCAAGATCGTCCGCGGCTACACCGTCGCGCGCGGCATCAAGTGGCAGTTCTCGCGCGTGTTCCTGCCGTCGTCGGCGGTCGTCCACGCGCACATCGGTGACCGCGTCCTGGACCGCGGCGAGATGGAACGCGAGTTCAGCGAGGCGGCCATCGTCACCATCCTCTGGGTCATCCTGCTGATCGCGAGCAGTCTCGTGATGGTGAACGCCACGGGCGCTACCTACGCCAGCGCGCTGTTCGAGGTGGCGAGCGCGCAGGGGAACGTCGGACTCTCCGCGGGGATCACCGGTCCCGACATGCCCGCCGTCACGGAGGCGATGTTCCTCCTGAACATGTGGGTCGGCCGCCTGGAGATCATCCCGGTGCTGGTGTTCGCCCGGTCGATCCTGTACGGGCTGGAGCCGTAGTCACGGACTCCTTTCCTCCCCGAGAGGCCCGGTGCGGGAACTCAGCTCCGCCAGTACCCCGACGTCAGCAGCACGAGCACGGGGATGATCTCGAGCCGACCGATCCACATCAGGCCGACCATTAGCAGCTTCGACGACGACGGGAAGTCGAGGTAGCTCCCCATCGGGCCGACCATGCCCAGCCCCGGACCGATGTTCCCGAGCGTCGCCGCCGACGCCGTGACCGCCTCGATCTCCGTGATGTCGAGGCCGACGCGCGAGGCGTCGACCGCGATGAGGAACGCGCCGACGAAAAACA
This window contains:
- a CDS encoding potassium channel family protein, which encodes MYIIVVGAGNIGTPLIDMATRDENEVVVIEKDGAKADAAAREYDCLVLNDDATEMETLEDAGVDRADALISTTDQDAANIMVCLLATEREVPAIVSVVHNPEHMNLFRRIGVNTIEHPQSLIAGYLYRAVKRPSIKDYMRVGDTAEVFEITVDDDAPIANKTLIEADEAGLLPQGVLIVAIERNGKGDPITPRGDTEIHVDDLLTVYSQDGATPDVTNIFGHYEDHDFA
- a CDS encoding TrkH family potassium uptake protein gives rise to the protein MVRDDSRRVPAPIATISRDVGSLLLIEALLMTVTVGVALAFREYYSALAFLIAGGVTAGVGGAARFGFADAPDPRMKHGMVIAASGWLATALFGALGFFLTAHLTPESVAAGYVPAGAEYSESSLRYFENPLHATFESMSGWTGSGLTMAVHEPSLPYALQWWRSLIQWVGGVGVIVLTVSILSRPGSGSYALYKSETREEKIHPSVVSTVRTVWAIFLIYTLFSVVALFLAIYWTQDYTVFTAFWQGLNHAMTGLATGGFSVTDNSIATYDSPLIEGVFLPIMTLGAIAFPIHYGVLNGRNPRLLTSDLQTRWLLVLLGAGVVVLSIQNLGVEPVSSAAFDGSSDAVRDSTFQWISALTCTGFQSSPIGEWSPGGKLVVSVAMVIGGAAGSTVGGIKIVRGYTVARGIKWQFSRVFLPSSAVVHAHIGDRVLDRGEMEREFSEAAIVTILWVILLIASSLVMVNATGATYASALFEVASAQGNVGLSAGITGPDMPAVTEAMFLLNMWVGRLEIIPVLVFARSILYGLEP